In Kiritimatiellales bacterium, a single genomic region encodes these proteins:
- a CDS encoding type I restriction endonuclease subunit R, producing the protein MTTQPEQILEDGLVRKLVEAGYEPVEVRDEASLLKNLKMQLEAHNNVVLSEGDFRQILNQLSKGSIFEKAKTLRDRIVYTNDRNEKRTVELLDQDDWCKNRFQVTRQVTVEGRYKNRYDVTILINGLPLVQIELKRRGLELKEAFNQINRYERHSYGCGEGLFQYIQIFVISNGVNTKYYANNRVDQRSFKQTFYWTDKQNKAVARLSAFADQFLEKCHLAKMVTRFLVLNESKKMLMVMRPYQVYATEAIIEKVQHGRGFGYVWHTTGSGKTLTSFKTSQILTTFPKVDKVLFVVDRKDLDYQTIREFNSFSRGSIDGTNDTQTLVKQFTDNTRLIVTTIQKLNTAIKNKRFSSLMGPLRNQRIIFIFDECHRSQFGDTHKAIKQFFTRCQMFGFTGTPIFVENRMSAEVGRQTTKDLFEERLHSYVITDAIRDENVLKFSVEYMKTFRQRNGDITDVAVEAIDEEEVFGAPQRMEAIVEYIAENHSRKTHNRKFNAIFSVSSIPALINYYAAFDALKKSGGHNLKIAAIFSYQANEEDQDAAAFPIQDDETELHLLETGNEYKTSHSRDSLETFIGDYNRLFGSNYTTRDANSFYNYYNDVARRMKEGQIDLLLVVNMFLTGFDSERLNTLYVDKNLRYHGLIQAFSRTNRLCKELKSQGNIVCFRNLKQHADDAVRLFADNNPPETIFIDPYEEYVRRFNEAYIQLIHVAPSVNSVSQLQDEEQELEFIKIFRTLIRLLNILKSFTQFTFDDLSMTAQLFEDYKSKYLDLHDKVTLALQKEKVSILQDIDFELELIHRDEINVAYILRLLAELKEAPVVEQAEKKQKILELLNSEAELRSKRELIERFIEKNLPQIGDPSEIPEAFEVYWEREQARAFEKLAGDENLNTEKLDKIISDYLFTGKSPLRDEIVEMMKTRPGLRDRAKTATRILDKIFSFIETFLTGV; encoded by the coding sequence ATGACCACACAACCGGAACAGATTTTAGAGGACGGGCTGGTTCGGAAGCTGGTTGAAGCGGGCTATGAGCCGGTTGAGGTGCGCGATGAAGCCTCGCTGTTGAAAAATCTGAAAATGCAGCTTGAGGCGCATAATAATGTTGTGTTGAGCGAAGGCGATTTTCGCCAGATTTTAAACCAGTTGAGCAAGGGGTCGATTTTTGAAAAGGCGAAGACGCTGCGCGACCGGATTGTCTACACGAATGACCGCAATGAGAAGAGGACGGTTGAACTGCTGGATCAGGATGACTGGTGCAAGAACCGCTTTCAGGTGACGCGGCAGGTGACGGTGGAGGGGCGCTACAAAAACCGGTATGACGTGACGATTCTGATTAACGGTCTGCCGCTGGTGCAGATTGAATTAAAGCGGCGCGGGCTGGAATTGAAGGAGGCGTTTAATCAGATTAACCGCTACGAGCGCCATTCGTACGGTTGCGGCGAGGGGCTGTTTCAGTACATTCAGATTTTTGTGATCAGCAACGGGGTGAATACGAAGTATTATGCGAACAACCGTGTGGATCAGCGCAGTTTTAAGCAGACGTTTTACTGGACGGATAAGCAGAATAAGGCGGTGGCACGGCTGTCGGCGTTTGCGGATCAGTTTCTGGAAAAGTGTCATCTGGCGAAGATGGTGACGCGGTTTCTGGTGCTGAATGAGTCGAAGAAGATGCTGATGGTGATGCGGCCGTATCAGGTGTATGCGACGGAGGCGATTATTGAGAAGGTGCAGCACGGGCGCGGCTTCGGCTATGTGTGGCATACGACCGGTTCGGGGAAGACACTGACGTCGTTTAAGACGAGTCAGATTCTGACGACCTTTCCAAAGGTGGATAAGGTGCTGTTTGTGGTGGACCGCAAGGATCTCGATTATCAGACGATCAGGGAGTTTAACAGTTTCAGCCGGGGCAGTATTGACGGGACAAATGATACGCAGACGCTGGTAAAGCAGTTTACGGATAATACGCGGCTGATTGTGACGACGATTCAAAAGCTGAATACAGCGATTAAAAACAAGCGGTTCAGTTCGCTGATGGGGCCGCTGCGCAATCAGCGGATTATTTTTATCTTTGACGAATGCCACCGCAGTCAGTTCGGCGATACGCATAAGGCGATTAAGCAGTTTTTTACGCGCTGCCAGATGTTCGGTTTTACCGGCACGCCGATTTTTGTAGAGAACAGAATGAGCGCTGAAGTCGGACGGCAGACGACGAAGGATCTGTTTGAGGAGCGGCTGCACAGCTATGTGATTACCGATGCAATCCGCGATGAGAATGTGCTGAAGTTTTCGGTGGAATACATGAAGACGTTCCGGCAGCGGAACGGTGACATTACGGATGTGGCGGTGGAGGCGATTGACGAGGAAGAGGTTTTCGGCGCGCCGCAGCGGATGGAGGCGATTGTTGAATATATTGCTGAAAATCATAGCCGGAAGACGCACAACCGTAAATTTAATGCGATTTTCTCTGTGTCGTCGATTCCGGCGCTGATTAACTATTACGCCGCCTTTGATGCGCTGAAAAAATCCGGCGGGCATAATTTGAAGATCGCAGCCATTTTTTCTTATCAGGCGAATGAGGAGGATCAGGACGCCGCCGCGTTTCCGATACAGGATGATGAGACGGAGCTGCATTTGCTGGAAACCGGCAATGAATACAAAACATCACATTCGCGTGATTCGCTGGAAACATTCATCGGCGATTATAACCGCCTGTTCGGCTCTAATTATACGACCCGAGATGCAAATTCTTTTTATAATTATTATAACGATGTCGCCCGCCGGATGAAAGAGGGTCAGATTGATCTCCTGCTGGTGGTGAATATGTTTCTGACGGGTTTTGACAGCGAACGGCTGAATACACTTTATGTGGATAAAAACCTGAGATACCACGGTTTGATTCAGGCCTTCTCACGCACAAACCGCCTGTGTAAGGAGCTGAAATCGCAGGGCAATATCGTCTGCTTCCGCAACCTGAAACAGCATGCGGATGACGCCGTCCGGCTCTTTGCGGATAATAACCCGCCGGAAACAATTTTTATTGATCCGTATGAAGAGTACGTGAGGCGGTTTAATGAGGCATATATACAACTGATCCACGTTGCGCCGTCGGTGAACAGCGTTTCTCAACTGCAGGATGAGGAGCAGGAGCTGGAGTTTATTAAAATATTCCGGACGCTGATCCGCCTGCTGAATATTTTAAAAAGCTTCACCCAGTTTACCTTTGATGATCTGTCGATGACGGCGCAGCTGTTTGAGGATTATAAGAGCAAATATCTCGATCTGCATGACAAGGTGACGCTGGCGCTGCAAAAAGAAAAGGTGTCGATCCTGCAGGATATTGATTTTGAGCTGGAACTGATCCATCGCGATGAGATTAATGTGGCCTATATCCTGCGGCTGCTGGCGGAACTGAAAGAGGCGCCGGTGGTTGAACAGGCGGAGAAAAAACAGAAGATTCTGGAACTGCTGAACAGCGAGGCGGAACTGCGCAGTAAACGCGAACTGATCGAACGCTTTATTGAGAAAAATCTGCCGCAGATCGGCGATCCGTCCGAGATTCCGGAAGCGTTTGAAGTTTACTGGGAAAGAGAACAGGCGCGCGCATTTGAAAAACTCGCCGGCGATGAAAATTTAAACACTGAAAAACTCGATAAAATTATTAGCGATTATCTCTTTACCGGCAAGAGCCCACTGCGCGACGAGATTGTTGAAATGATGAAAACCAGGCCCGGCCTGCGCGACCGCGCGAAAACCGCCACGCGCATTCTGGATAAAATTTTTAGTTTTATTGAGACCTTTTTAACCGGGGTTTAA
- the crcB gene encoding fluoride efflux transporter CrcB → MKLILFIGIGGFFGAIARYALSSATHAFFGGRAAGFPVGTLAVNLLGCLLLGFAVRCLSGRFPVIRELELALTVGFFGAFTTFSTYAYDTLLLAEQGRYAGMILNLLLSNGLGFLAVWGGWRLGALM, encoded by the coding sequence ATGAAACTAATTCTGTTTATTGGAATCGGCGGATTTTTCGGCGCGATTGCACGTTACGCACTGAGTTCTGCGACACACGCATTTTTCGGTGGGCGCGCTGCCGGTTTCCCGGTCGGCACGCTGGCGGTAAACCTGCTGGGCTGCCTGCTGCTTGGTTTTGCGGTACGCTGTTTGTCTGGCCGGTTCCCGGTGATACGCGAACTGGAGTTGGCTCTGACGGTAGGATTTTTCGGCGCGTTCACAACATTCTCAACGTATGCATACGACACACTGCTTTTGGCGGAACAGGGACGGTATGCAGGTATGATTTTAAATCTGCTGCTGAGTAATGGACTCGGCTTTCTGGCGGTCTGGGGCGGTTGGCGGCTGGGTGCGCTGATGTAA
- the era gene encoding GTPase Era — MTEIQHEILKSGVITVVGRTNVGKSTLLNALVGEKVSIVSDTAQTTRNVIRAILTEPRGQLVFLDTPGVHKAEGELGKNLNKMARASVNGADAVLLVLDASVAPRQEDDGWMRRLMKDDVPCLILLNKTDAGAKHLEGYKTLWCDIAGEKNSLMSPVWIAGSALNGGGLPELTSALFSAMPEGPPLFPEDILTDYPRKLNMADVIREKYFERLHDELPHALAIWVESIHEAPEEWTVEADVLVERYSQKGIVIGEKGRLLKSVQYQAAQELSEMYGVPVKVKLWVKVEKEWRKNFWILRKLGYA, encoded by the coding sequence ATGACAGAGATACAGCATGAAATTTTAAAATCCGGTGTTATTACGGTAGTCGGACGGACTAACGTCGGTAAATCAACCTTACTGAACGCGCTGGTCGGTGAAAAAGTGAGCATCGTCAGCGATACGGCACAAACGACACGCAATGTGATTCGCGCGATTTTAACGGAACCGCGCGGACAGCTCGTTTTTCTGGATACGCCGGGCGTGCATAAGGCAGAAGGCGAACTGGGCAAGAACCTGAATAAAATGGCGCGCGCGTCAGTAAACGGCGCCGATGCGGTCTTGCTGGTGCTTGATGCATCTGTTGCACCGCGTCAGGAGGATGACGGCTGGATGCGCCGGTTGATGAAGGACGACGTGCCATGTTTGATTCTACTGAATAAAACCGATGCCGGTGCAAAGCATTTAGAGGGATACAAAACACTATGGTGCGACATTGCCGGCGAAAAAAACAGCCTGATGTCTCCGGTATGGATCGCCGGTTCGGCGCTGAACGGCGGCGGGCTGCCGGAGTTAACATCCGCGCTGTTTTCCGCCATGCCCGAAGGTCCGCCGCTTTTTCCTGAAGATATTTTAACGGATTATCCGCGTAAGCTGAATATGGCTGATGTGATCCGTGAAAAATATTTTGAACGCCTGCATGATGAACTGCCGCATGCGCTGGCGATCTGGGTTGAAAGCATTCATGAAGCGCCGGAAGAGTGGACGGTGGAAGCGGACGTGCTGGTAGAGCGCTATTCGCAGAAGGGCATTGTGATCGGCGAAAAGGGGCGGCTGTTGAAAAGTGTTCAGTATCAGGCGGCCCAAGAGCTTTCCGAAATGTACGGCGTGCCGGTGAAGGTCAAACTTTGGGTCAAAGTCGAAAAAGAGTGGCGGAAAAATTTTTGGATTCTTCGTAAACTTGGTTATGCGTAG
- a CDS encoding DUF1961 family protein — MEGFICCLVLIAGVIFSDNTMEFNQANDAQWVQVFADDCTGDWNDKWFLDGEIASVENSTDGMKLAAGPQFLNDAHHMVLWTKQEFSGDIKIEFNYTKLDFETRCVSILYFHATGSGDGPYAKDITKWNELRRIPAMKMYFNHMNLYHISFAAFPNFGAEREQYIRGRRYILSGAGLKNTDLIPDYFPQDFFEPGVKHHITVIKCGKEIFMRVENPAQTLVCKMSNPDLPDTNEGRIGLRQMYMRTALFSDVKVYQVE; from the coding sequence ATGGAAGGGTTTATTTGCTGTTTGGTGCTGATTGCCGGAGTTATTTTCAGCGATAATACGATGGAATTTAATCAAGCGAATGATGCGCAGTGGGTGCAGGTGTTTGCGGATGACTGCACCGGCGACTGGAATGACAAGTGGTTTCTTGACGGAGAGATTGCGTCTGTTGAAAATTCAACTGACGGAATGAAACTGGCTGCCGGCCCGCAGTTTTTAAATGATGCACATCACATGGTTCTGTGGACGAAGCAGGAATTTTCCGGCGACATTAAAATTGAATTTAATTATACAAAACTTGATTTTGAAACGCGCTGCGTGAGCATTCTTTATTTTCATGCCACCGGCAGCGGGGATGGGCCGTATGCCAAAGATATTACGAAGTGGAATGAACTGCGCCGGATTCCGGCGATGAAAATGTATTTTAATCATATGAATCTTTATCATATCAGTTTTGCCGCGTTTCCGAATTTCGGCGCTGAGCGCGAGCAGTATATTCGCGGCCGGCGTTACATTCTCTCCGGTGCCGGACTGAAAAATACCGATCTGATCCCGGACTATTTTCCGCAAGATTTTTTTGAACCGGGTGTGAAACATCACATTACGGTAATCAAATGCGGCAAAGAAATTTTCATGCGTGTTGAAAATCCGGCGCAGACGCTTGTTTGCAAAATGAGCAATCCGGATCTGCCGGATACGAATGAAGGCCGTATTGGACTGCGCCAAATGTATATGCGAACGGCATTATTCAGCGATGTTAAAGTCTATCAGGTTGAATAA
- a CDS encoding GtrA family protein, whose translation MKKKVTEFLANKDNPVVQFIKYGVCGGIATAVDIFIFFIAAWLIFPALTESDPFTALLRRAGFDIQQISEHLRLRNYWIDKIICFIFSNLTAYILNVLFVFKAGRHKRHHEFMLFYGVSLISFFTGTFVGDVLIRFFGLATTYSYVAAMISALLVNYAGRKFFVFKG comes from the coding sequence ATGAAAAAAAAGGTCACTGAGTTTTTAGCCAACAAAGACAACCCGGTTGTGCAGTTTATTAAGTATGGCGTTTGCGGCGGGATTGCCACGGCGGTGGATATTTTCATTTTCTTCATTGCCGCCTGGCTGATTTTTCCGGCGCTGACGGAAAGCGATCCGTTCACGGCGCTGCTTCGCCGGGCGGGGTTCGATATTCAGCAAATTTCCGAACATCTCCGGCTGCGGAATTACTGGATTGACAAAATCATCTGTTTCATCTTTTCAAATCTCACCGCCTATATTCTGAATGTACTGTTTGTGTTCAAAGCCGGCAGACACAAACGGCATCACGAATTTATGCTGTTCTACGGTGTTTCGCTGATTTCTTTTTTTACCGGCACATTTGTCGGCGACGTTCTCATCCGGTTCTTCGGACTCGCCACCACATATTCGTATGTCGCTGCAATGATTTCTGCACTGCTCGTCAATTACGCCGGTCGTAAGTTTTTTGTTTTTAAAGGATAA
- a CDS encoding hotdog fold thioesterase, producing MTTELAEHLKHDRFIEHVGIERFLCDNGTWSARLTVEPKHLNGLGIIQGGAVFTLADHAFAIASNTDDRTSVGLQTSMSFLAPAKEGDMLTAHVREVSRRRTVSLYEVEIVNEQSGDLIALFTGTAYTLHKVK from the coding sequence ATGACAACAGAACTCGCAGAACATTTGAAGCATGACCGGTTTATTGAACATGTCGGAATTGAACGGTTCCTTTGTGACAACGGAACATGGTCGGCACGATTAACTGTTGAGCCGAAACATCTCAACGGCCTCGGAATCATTCAAGGCGGCGCAGTGTTCACCTTAGCGGATCACGCCTTTGCAATTGCATCGAATACGGATGATCGAACGTCGGTCGGATTACAGACGAGCATGTCATTTCTCGCGCCGGCAAAAGAAGGCGATATGCTGACTGCCCATGTCCGCGAAGTGAGCCGGCGGCGGACGGTATCGCTCTACGAAGTGGAAATCGTGAATGAACAATCCGGCGATCTCATTGCGCTGTTTACCGGCACGGCATACACGCTGCATAAAGTAAAGTAG
- a CDS encoding MlaD family protein: MPKNRTLNIEVLVGFFVFLTLIVLGIFTIVLSRKNFFKEYYPLAVHFEEIGGLRPGDNVFLRGTKVGVVKTTDLTHGGVFVHADLDVAVQLRTGYRIEITDSSLLGGKQMKIYEGPLTAGPIPADAGVYGITPVNVFDDLGIAVAEIKDMIKDVSAGEGTLGKLMKDDQVYNNLNAITEDLRQVSERLAAGKGTIGKLLSEDETLYADLQTTMGNVREITDKLKSGEGTLGKLIQDEEVYVNIHSMLANFSKISDDLANGEGTLGKLMTDDSIYIEAQQLLAELRAAIDDMRETSPVTTFSTILFGAF; this comes from the coding sequence ATGCCTAAAAACAGAACGTTAAACATCGAAGTGCTGGTTGGATTTTTCGTGTTCCTCACTCTGATTGTGCTGGGCATTTTTACAATCGTGCTCAGCCGGAAGAATTTTTTTAAAGAGTATTATCCGCTTGCAGTGCACTTTGAAGAGATCGGCGGACTGCGTCCCGGCGATAATGTATTTTTGCGCGGCACCAAAGTCGGCGTTGTAAAAACCACTGATCTCACACACGGCGGTGTATTCGTTCACGCCGATCTCGATGTTGCAGTGCAGCTGCGCACCGGCTACCGGATTGAAATCACCGATTCATCGCTGCTCGGCGGGAAGCAGATGAAAATTTATGAAGGGCCGCTGACTGCGGGGCCGATCCCGGCGGATGCCGGCGTGTACGGTATAACGCCGGTAAATGTGTTTGACGATCTCGGTATCGCCGTTGCTGAAATTAAAGATATGATCAAAGACGTCAGTGCCGGCGAGGGCACGCTCGGCAAACTGATGAAAGATGATCAGGTATATAATAATCTCAATGCAATTACTGAAGATCTCCGGCAGGTCAGCGAACGCCTCGCCGCGGGCAAAGGAACGATCGGGAAGCTGCTTTCCGAAGACGAAACGCTGTACGCCGATCTGCAAACCACCATGGGGAACGTCCGCGAAATCACCGATAAACTGAAATCCGGTGAAGGCACGCTCGGAAAATTAATCCAGGATGAAGAGGTCTATGTCAATATTCACAGCATGCTGGCGAATTTCAGCAAGATCAGCGACGATCTGGCAAACGGCGAGGGCACGCTCGGTAAACTTATGACCGACGATTCCATCTATATTGAAGCGCAGCAGCTCCTCGCCGAACTGCGCGCCGCCATTGACGATATGCGCGAAACTTCACCGGTCACTACCTTCAGCACCATTCTTTTCGGTGCATTCTAA
- a CDS encoding ATP-binding cassette domain-containing protein, producing the protein MIVFDKVTKRLGGRKVLDNVSFEILRGETCVIVGLSGAGKSVTLKHMVKLMTPDSGEVRIGADIISAARGRELERIRRRFGFLFQHAALLQWMSVFENVALPLREKTKLTEEKISKTVQEKLALVNMQDAGEKIPADLSGGMQKRAGLARAIVMEPEIILYDEPTSGLDPVMSRQIDKLIDSLRAKLGATSVVVTHDLQSALSIGTRIMMIDGGSIVENAVPADFINSKNETVQRFLESQYILRRGDWEKGMQTHA; encoded by the coding sequence ATGATTGTTTTTGATAAAGTTACAAAACGGCTCGGCGGGCGGAAGGTGCTGGATAACGTCAGCTTCGAAATCCTGCGCGGTGAAACCTGCGTGATTGTCGGACTTTCCGGCGCCGGAAAAAGTGTGACGCTGAAACACATGGTGAAGTTGATGACGCCGGACAGCGGTGAAGTCCGGATCGGCGCTGATATAATCAGTGCGGCGCGCGGCCGGGAGCTCGAGCGCATCCGCCGCCGGTTCGGGTTTCTGTTTCAGCATGCGGCGCTGCTGCAGTGGATGAGCGTATTTGAAAACGTTGCGCTGCCGCTGCGCGAAAAAACAAAACTGACCGAAGAGAAAATTTCGAAAACGGTGCAGGAGAAACTTGCGCTGGTGAATATGCAGGACGCCGGCGAAAAAATTCCGGCGGATCTCTCCGGCGGGATGCAGAAGCGCGCCGGACTCGCGCGCGCGATCGTGATGGAACCCGAAATTATCTTATATGACGAACCGACCTCCGGACTCGATCCGGTCATGTCGCGCCAGATTGATAAACTGATCGACAGCCTGCGCGCAAAACTCGGCGCAACCAGCGTGGTTGTCACACACGATTTGCAAAGTGCGCTCTCCATCGGAACGCGCATTATGATGATCGACGGCGGGAGCATCGTGGAGAATGCCGTGCCGGCGGATTTTATTAACTCGAAAAATGAAACCGTGCAGCGGTTTCTCGAATCTCAATATATCCTGCGCCGCGGCGACTGGGAGAAAGGAATGCAGACCCATGCCTAA
- a CDS encoding ABC transporter permease has protein sequence MFSRLGRDVLQACQGAGAAILMLASAAAYIPTVFHPRARREAVMQMYVAGIKSLGVITVVAFFTGMILALQTGLILRQYGQEVNIGMLVMEVMIREMGPMMAGLIIAASVGSSIAAQLGTMAVSEEIAALEVMSIAPNRFLVMPRLVALAVMMPLLTVYTNLIGLLGGGVVGKTQLGVAFQAYMDNAIQYAVNKDLYTGLFKATMFGVIIATVACYQGMTTRNGAVGVGRATRLSVVISFLLILIIGYMITRIFYV, from the coding sequence ATGTTTTCCCGGCTGGGGCGTGATGTGCTGCAGGCGTGTCAAGGCGCCGGCGCGGCGATACTGATGCTGGCTTCGGCAGCGGCCTATATTCCTACCGTATTTCATCCGCGTGCGCGCCGTGAAGCGGTCATGCAAATGTATGTTGCAGGAATTAAAAGTCTCGGCGTAATCACAGTGGTGGCATTCTTCACCGGAATGATTCTCGCGTTGCAAACAGGATTGATTCTCCGGCAGTACGGACAGGAAGTGAATATCGGTATGCTGGTGATGGAAGTGATGATTCGCGAGATGGGACCGATGATGGCGGGGCTGATTATTGCGGCAAGCGTCGGGTCGTCCATCGCGGCACAGCTCGGAACAATGGCGGTGTCGGAAGAGATTGCGGCGCTGGAAGTGATGTCGATTGCTCCGAACCGTTTTCTGGTGATGCCGCGTCTGGTGGCACTGGCAGTGATGATGCCGCTGCTGACGGTCTACACAAACCTGATCGGGCTGCTCGGCGGCGGTGTAGTGGGCAAAACGCAGCTCGGCGTGGCATTCCAGGCGTATATGGATAATGCGATTCAATACGCAGTGAATAAAGATTTATATACCGGACTGTTTAAAGCGACGATGTTCGGTGTGATTATCGCTACGGTGGCGTGTTATCAGGGAATGACCACGCGCAACGGCGCGGTCGGCGTCGGTCGCGCAACGCGGTTGTCGGTGGTGATTTCGTTTCTGCTGATTCTGATTATCGGCTATATGATCACACGGATATTTTACGTATGA
- the prmC gene encoding peptide chain release factor N(5)-glutamine methyltransferase has product MNLTESIKQLEAAGHGNAKRTAEELAAYLLKCKPLEVYFCECSPEQTVEFESLIARAVFCEPVQYIIGHVDFRGLNIKCDARALIPRAETELLVQAVLDKVDATPSSRNVRRERDEGVASTLQIVDVGTGTGCVGLSLLNEIPNANVVAVDISPDAVSLAQENATALGFEERFTAVQGDLLKVDATPSSRSLRTLRDEGVASTLFKEKSIDAVVANPPYIFSAVCMTLDRSVRDFEPRLALDGGADGMDLIRRLMPQAKAALKSGAGIFLEFGYNQGDAVRRCLIENGFQRVEIKQDYAGYDRIAIGFAP; this is encoded by the coding sequence ATGAATCTGACTGAATCCATAAAACAACTGGAAGCCGCCGGACACGGAAATGCAAAGCGGACCGCAGAGGAACTGGCGGCGTATCTGTTGAAATGCAAACCGCTGGAGGTTTATTTTTGTGAATGTTCGCCGGAACAGACAGTCGAATTTGAATCGCTGATTGCGCGCGCGGTTTTCTGTGAGCCGGTGCAATATATTATTGGTCATGTGGATTTTCGCGGTCTAAACATTAAATGCGATGCGCGCGCGCTGATTCCAAGAGCGGAGACGGAGCTGCTGGTTCAGGCTGTTCTGGATAAAGTAGACGCGACGCCCTCGTCGCGTAACGTGCGCAGGGAACGCGACGAGGGCGTCGCGTCTACTTTGCAGATTGTCGATGTAGGAACGGGAACGGGATGCGTGGGGCTGTCGCTGTTGAATGAAATTCCAAACGCAAACGTTGTTGCGGTAGATATTTCACCGGACGCGGTGTCGCTGGCACAAGAGAATGCGACGGCGCTGGGATTTGAGGAGCGTTTTACGGCGGTACAGGGGGATTTGCTAAAAGTAGACGCGACGCCCTCGTCGCGTTCCCTGCGCACGTTACGCGACGAGGGCGTCGCGTCTACTTTATTTAAAGAAAAATCCATCGACGCCGTTGTTGCGAATCCGCCCTATATTTTTTCGGCGGTGTGTATGACGCTGGATCGGTCGGTGCGCGATTTTGAACCGCGCCTGGCGCTGGACGGCGGCGCGGACGGAATGGATCTGATTCGCAGACTCATGCCGCAGGCAAAAGCGGCTTTAAAGTCCGGTGCCGGAATTTTTCTGGAATTCGGTTACAATCAGGGCGACGCAGTGCGCCGGTGTTTGATTGAAAACGGTTTTCAGCGGGTTGAAATTAAACAGGATTATGCCGGATACGACCGGATTGCCATCGGTTTCGCACCGTAA